The Pseudomonas asiatica genome has a segment encoding these proteins:
- the metF gene encoding methylenetetrahydrofolate reductase [NAD(P)H] encodes MSQERRYSFEFFPTKTDAGHEKLMGVARQLAAYNPDFFSCTYGAGGSTRDRTLNTVLQLESEVKVPAAPHLSCVGDTKAELRALLAEYKAAGIKRIVALRGDLPSGMGMASGELRYASDLVEFIRQETADHFHLEVAAYPEMHPQARNFEADLANFVHKVKAGADSAITQYFFNADSYFYFVERAQKLGVDIPVVPGIMPITNYSKLARFSDACGAEIPRWIRKQLEAYADDTASIQAFGEEVITRMCEQLLQGGAPGLHFYTLNQAEPSLAIWNNLKLPR; translated from the coding sequence ATGTCCCAGGAACGCCGTTACAGTTTCGAGTTCTTCCCGACCAAGACCGATGCCGGTCACGAAAAGCTGATGGGCGTCGCCCGCCAGCTGGCCGCCTACAACCCGGACTTCTTCTCCTGCACCTACGGTGCCGGTGGCTCGACCCGCGACCGCACGCTGAACACCGTGCTGCAGCTGGAAAGCGAAGTGAAGGTACCTGCCGCACCGCACCTGTCGTGCGTAGGCGACACCAAGGCCGAACTGCGCGCCCTGCTGGCCGAATACAAGGCTGCAGGCATCAAGCGCATCGTCGCCCTGCGTGGCGACCTGCCATCGGGCATGGGCATGGCCAGTGGCGAACTGCGCTACGCCAGCGACCTGGTCGAATTCATTCGCCAGGAAACCGCCGATCACTTCCACCTGGAAGTGGCCGCCTACCCGGAGATGCACCCCCAGGCCCGCAACTTCGAGGCTGACCTGGCCAACTTCGTGCACAAGGTCAAGGCCGGTGCCGATAGCGCCATCACCCAGTACTTCTTCAACGCCGACAGCTACTTCTACTTCGTCGAGCGCGCGCAGAAGCTGGGCGTGGACATCCCGGTGGTACCCGGCATCATGCCGATCACCAACTACAGCAAGCTGGCGCGCTTCTCCGACGCCTGTGGCGCCGAGATCCCGCGCTGGATCCGCAAGCAGCTGGAAGCTTATGCCGACGACACCGCCAGCATCCAGGCATTCGGCGAAGAAGTGATCACCCGCATGTGCGAACAGCTGCTGCAAGGCGGCGCACCGGGCCTGCACTTCTACACCTTGAACCAGGCCGAGCCGAGCTTGGCGATCTGGAACAATCTGAAGCTGCCGCGCTGA
- a CDS encoding substrate-binding periplasmic protein, with amino-acid sequence MPHVARLFWILLLACLSPLALGERLRLVTDDWAPYAYQRDGQPRGIDYEVTTQVFERLGVEVEWEFLPWKRCLAMIEQGLADGIMDIFQTESRQPYLVYAPEPMSEVEFVLFQARARPHAVKALDDLAGLTVGTSPGYAYGAAFNEAAHFRREAAPTHEANFGKLMLGRIDLAITDRRVGHYLLRHLGLQQQVEELPLVISRQAQYLGLARKPGREALAQAFAVELRRFKQEPAYAAISSRYTGDIGNILNAVEQQESSTAR; translated from the coding sequence ATGCCACACGTCGCCCGTCTGTTCTGGATCCTGTTGCTCGCCTGCCTGAGCCCGCTGGCCCTGGGCGAGCGCCTGCGCCTGGTGACCGACGACTGGGCACCCTATGCGTACCAGCGTGACGGCCAGCCGCGCGGCATCGACTACGAAGTCACCACCCAGGTGTTCGAACGCCTTGGCGTCGAGGTGGAGTGGGAGTTCCTGCCATGGAAGCGCTGCCTGGCAATGATCGAGCAGGGCTTGGCCGACGGCATCATGGATATCTTCCAGACCGAGTCGCGCCAGCCCTACCTGGTGTACGCCCCCGAGCCCATGTCGGAGGTCGAGTTCGTCCTGTTCCAGGCCCGCGCACGTCCCCATGCCGTCAAGGCGCTGGATGACCTTGCCGGCCTCACCGTCGGCACCTCACCCGGCTACGCCTATGGTGCCGCGTTCAACGAGGCCGCACATTTCAGGCGCGAAGCCGCGCCTACCCATGAAGCCAACTTCGGCAAACTGATGCTGGGCCGCATCGACCTGGCAATCACCGACCGCAGGGTCGGCCATTACCTGCTGCGGCATCTGGGCCTGCAACAGCAGGTCGAGGAGCTGCCGCTGGTGATCAGCCGCCAGGCGCAGTACCTGGGGCTGGCGCGCAAGCCGGGGCGGGAGGCACTGGCCCAGGCCTTCGCCGTGGAACTGCGGCGCTTCAAGCAGGAACCGGCCTATGCAGCGATCAGCAGCCGCTACACAGGCGACATCGGAAACATTCTCAACGCCGTTGAGCAGCAGGAAAGCAGCACAGCGCGATAG
- a CDS encoding DEAD/DEAH box helicase gives MSFASLGLSEALVRAIEAAGYTQPTPVQQRAIPAVLQGRDLMVAAQTGTGKTGGFALPILERLFPAGHPDKSQRHGPRQPRVLVLTPTRELAAQVHDSFKVYARDLPLVSACIFGGVGMNPQIQAIAKGVDVLVACPGRLLDLAGQGKVDLAHVEILVLDEADRMLDMGFIHDVKKVLARLPAKRQNLLFSATFSKDITDLADKLLHNPERIEVTPPNTTVERIEQRVYRLPASHKRALLAHLITQGAWEQVLVFTRTKHGANRLAEYLEKHGLTAAAIHGNKSQNARTKALADFKANSVRVLVATDIAARGLDIDQLPHVVNFELPNVEEDYVHRIGRTGRAGRSGEAISMVAPDEEKLLKSIERVTRQKIPDGDLMGFDASQVEAEKPEVRERQQNNGRGGRNQQARGEGGKDANGGRKDKGKDKGKAKQQAADKPADKEKSGDKQQQQRKPRDKKPRQQQQQASNSSVPKVPVDRDPEEFLDDDIDNFGNRADYVSPYQGKNQGRNRRPGGSAGQGQGQGNGQRSNAGGQGRNSGQPRSSGGGGGEKRPARANNGGGARRDGGGRGRPARDDAARQEPAVRNPRQPEKQPVIIRKESKLDRYPTPEQLDDLPSRPRGERPALLTRKG, from the coding sequence ATGTCCTTTGCTTCCCTCGGTCTCTCCGAGGCTCTTGTCCGCGCTATCGAGGCTGCGGGCTACACCCAGCCGACCCCCGTGCAACAGCGGGCGATTCCCGCCGTGTTGCAAGGCCGCGACCTGATGGTCGCCGCACAGACAGGTACTGGTAAAACCGGCGGTTTCGCCCTGCCGATCCTCGAGCGCCTGTTCCCGGCCGGCCACCCCGACAAGTCGCAGCGCCATGGCCCGCGCCAACCTCGCGTGCTGGTCCTGACCCCGACCCGCGAACTGGCAGCCCAGGTGCATGACAGCTTCAAGGTCTATGCCCGTGACCTGCCACTGGTCAGCGCCTGCATTTTCGGCGGCGTCGGCATGAACCCGCAGATCCAGGCCATTGCCAAGGGTGTGGACGTGCTGGTCGCCTGCCCGGGCCGCCTGCTCGACCTGGCCGGCCAAGGCAAGGTTGACCTGGCCCACGTGGAAATCCTGGTGCTGGACGAAGCCGACCGCATGCTCGACATGGGCTTCATCCATGACGTCAAGAAGGTCCTCGCCCGCCTGCCGGCCAAGCGCCAGAACCTGTTGTTCTCGGCCACCTTCTCCAAGGACATCACCGACCTCGCCGACAAGCTCCTGCACAACCCGGAGCGTATCGAGGTCACCCCGCCGAACACTACCGTCGAGCGTATCGAGCAGCGCGTCTACCGCCTGCCCGCCAGCCACAAGCGCGCACTGCTGGCGCACCTGATCACCCAGGGTGCCTGGGAACAGGTACTGGTGTTCACCCGCACCAAGCACGGTGCCAACCGCCTGGCCGAGTACCTGGAAAAGCACGGCCTGACCGCCGCCGCGATCCACGGCAACAAGAGCCAGAACGCCCGCACCAAGGCTCTGGCCGACTTCAAGGCCAACAGCGTGCGCGTGCTGGTCGCCACCGACATCGCCGCCCGTGGCCTGGACATCGACCAGTTGCCACACGTGGTCAACTTCGAGCTGCCGAACGTCGAGGAAGACTACGTCCACCGTATCGGCCGTACCGGCCGTGCCGGGCGTTCGGGCGAGGCCATTTCCATGGTCGCGCCGGATGAAGAGAAGCTGCTCAAGAGCATCGAGCGGGTGACCAGGCAGAAGATCCCGGACGGCGACCTGATGGGCTTCGACGCCAGCCAGGTAGAGGCTGAAAAGCCTGAAGTACGCGAACGCCAGCAGAACAACGGCCGTGGTGGCCGCAACCAGCAGGCCCGCGGCGAAGGCGGCAAAGACGCCAACGGCGGCCGCAAGGACAAGGGCAAGGATAAAGGCAAGGCCAAGCAACAGGCTGCTGACAAGCCGGCCGACAAGGAAAAGAGCGGCGACAAGCAACAGCAGCAACGCAAGCCGCGTGACAAGAAGCCGCGCCAGCAGCAACAGCAGGCCAGCAACAGCAGCGTGCCGAAAGTGCCTGTCGACCGTGATCCAGAAGAGTTCCTGGACGACGATATCGACAACTTCGGCAACCGTGCCGACTATGTCAGCCCGTACCAGGGCAAGAACCAGGGCCGCAATCGCCGCCCGGGTGGCAGTGCCGGTCAAGGTCAGGGCCAGGGTAATGGCCAGCGCAGCAACGCCGGTGGCCAGGGTCGCAATAGCGGCCAGCCGCGCAGCAGCGGTGGCGGTGGCGGCGAGAAACGTCCGGCCCGCGCCAACAATGGTGGCGGCGCCCGTCGTGATGGTGGTGGCCGTGGTCGCCCGGCCCGTGACGATGCTGCCCGGCAGGAACCGGCCGTGCGCAACCCGCGCCAGCCGGAAAAACAGCCAGTGATCATCCGCAAGGAGTCCAAGCTCGACCGTTATCCGACGCCAGAGCAACTGGATGACCTGCCGAGCCGCCCGCGCGGTGAGCGCCCGGCGCTGTTGACCCGCAAGGGCTGA
- a CDS encoding YceI family protein: protein MLKKTFAALALGTALLSAGQAMAAEYKIDKEGQHAFVDWKISHLGYSFIHGTFKDFDGNFTWDSAKPEASKIKVDLKTASLWSNHAERDKHISSADFLDVKKYPEAKFVSTSVKPTGDKTADVTGDLTMHGVTKPVTFKATFNGEGKDPWGGERAGFNATTTLNLNDFGIKGPGATSQTLDLDISVEGVKQK, encoded by the coding sequence ATGTTGAAAAAGACTTTTGCCGCTCTGGCGCTCGGTACCGCTCTGCTCTCCGCCGGCCAGGCCATGGCTGCCGAGTACAAGATCGACAAGGAAGGCCAGCACGCGTTCGTTGACTGGAAGATCAGCCACCTGGGCTACAGCTTCATTCACGGTACCTTCAAGGACTTCGACGGTAACTTCACCTGGGACAGCGCCAAGCCTGAAGCCAGCAAGATCAAGGTCGACCTGAAAACCGCCAGCCTGTGGTCGAACCACGCCGAGCGTGACAAGCACATTTCCAGCGCCGACTTCCTCGACGTGAAGAAGTACCCCGAAGCCAAGTTCGTCTCCACCAGCGTCAAGCCGACTGGCGACAAGACTGCTGACGTGACTGGCGACCTGACCATGCACGGTGTGACCAAGCCGGTCACCTTCAAGGCTACCTTCAACGGTGAAGGCAAGGACCCATGGGGCGGCGAGCGCGCTGGTTTCAACGCCACCACCACGCTGAACCTGAACGACTTCGGCATCAAGGGCCCGGGCGCTACCTCGCAGACCCTGGACCTGGATATCAGTGTTGAAGGTGTGAAGCAGAAGTAA
- a CDS encoding cytochrome b, with protein MQLRNSSSRYGVVSIVLHWGVALAVFGLFGLGLWMVGLDYYSPWRKAGPDLHKSIGLVLLAVMLLRVVWRFISPPPPAPANHGALTRLAAKLGHLALYLGLFAVMIAGYLISTADGVGIPVFGLFEVPALVSDLPDQADLAGVIHLWLAWGLVIFAVLHGLAALKHHFIDRDATLTRMLGRKA; from the coding sequence ATGCAACTGCGCAATTCATCTTCTCGCTACGGCGTGGTCAGCATCGTCCTGCACTGGGGCGTGGCTCTGGCAGTCTTCGGCCTGTTCGGCCTGGGCCTGTGGATGGTCGGCCTCGACTACTACAGCCCTTGGCGCAAGGCCGGCCCGGACCTGCACAAGAGCATCGGCCTGGTGCTGCTGGCGGTGATGCTGCTGCGGGTGGTCTGGCGCTTCATCAGCCCGCCACCACCGGCACCGGCCAACCACGGCGCACTTACCCGCCTGGCAGCCAAGTTGGGCCACCTGGCCCTGTACCTGGGGCTGTTCGCGGTAATGATTGCCGGTTACCTGATTTCTACCGCCGACGGTGTCGGCATTCCGGTGTTCGGCCTGTTCGAAGTGCCGGCACTGGTCAGCGACCTGCCCGACCAGGCAGACCTGGCTGGCGTGATTCATCTCTGGCTGGCCTGGGGCTTGGTGATTTTTGCCGTGCTGCATGGCTTGGCAGCGCTCAAGCACCATTTCATCGACCGTGACGCGACCCTGACCCGCATGCTGGGCCGCAAAGCTTGA
- a CDS encoding flavin monoamine oxidase family protein, which yields MAAAWVRLCALVLIGVSSGAALAKDKTPSAIVVGGGLAGLTAAYELQNKGWQVTLLEAKAGMGGRSGLATSEWIGNAKAQPVLNQYLDRFKLETLPAPEFVRTPGYLIDGEYFSATDLATKQPATADALKRYEKTLDDLARSIDDPLNPQANSTLFALDQINVSTWLDKLQLPTTARQLVNQQIRTRYDEPSRLSLLYFAQQNRVYRGVSDRDLRAARLPGGSPVLAQAFVKQLKTIKTSSPVTSIVQDKDGVTVKVGSVGYQADYLVMAVPLRALAKIQMTPGLDSQHLAALKGTNYGWRDQLMLKFKKPVWESRARMSGEIFSNAGLGMLWIEPALKGGANVVINLSGDNARLLQAFGDKQMVDQVLIRLHAFYPQARGSFTGYEVKRYSTDAGTGGAYLAYGPGQISKYWRLWERPVQRITFAGEHTDALYPGTLEGALRSGQRAASQVQDLLAGKSFDPAKAAPVAAAAAAGAVAAKESKGGFFSNMFGGSSDKGDKADKADKAPVKAEPKPVDEAKQDKPGFFKRLFGWADKPEVKAEPIAKAEEVAPAPAPAPQAAPAPVAPAPVAKEAAAKPAATKAASGKHAPAHKPAHKPAEAKKATAKSEPAKKAVANTQAKAG from the coding sequence ATGGCTGCTGCTTGGGTGCGCCTGTGCGCGTTGGTATTGATTGGTGTGTCCAGCGGCGCCGCGCTGGCAAAGGACAAGACACCTTCGGCGATCGTCGTGGGTGGCGGCCTGGCGGGCCTGACGGCTGCCTACGAGCTGCAGAACAAAGGCTGGCAGGTGACGCTGCTGGAAGCCAAGGCGGGCATGGGCGGGCGCTCGGGCCTGGCCACCAGCGAGTGGATCGGCAACGCCAAGGCGCAGCCGGTGCTCAACCAGTACCTCGACCGTTTCAAACTTGAAACACTGCCGGCACCGGAGTTCGTGCGTACCCCCGGTTACCTGATCGACGGCGAGTATTTCAGCGCCACCGACCTGGCCACCAAGCAGCCGGCTACTGCCGATGCGCTCAAACGTTACGAGAAAACCCTCGATGACCTGGCCCGTTCGATCGACGACCCGCTGAACCCGCAAGCCAACAGCACGCTGTTCGCCCTCGACCAGATCAACGTCTCTACCTGGCTGGACAAGCTGCAACTGCCGACCACCGCCCGTCAGCTGGTCAACCAGCAGATCCGTACCCGCTACGATGAGCCATCGCGCCTGTCGCTGCTGTACTTTGCCCAGCAGAACCGCGTGTATCGCGGCGTCAGCGACCGTGACCTGCGTGCCGCGCGCCTGCCCGGCGGCAGCCCGGTGCTGGCCCAGGCGTTCGTCAAGCAACTGAAGACCATCAAGACCAGTTCGCCGGTGACCTCCATCGTTCAGGACAAGGACGGTGTCACGGTCAAGGTCGGCAGCGTCGGCTATCAGGCGGATTACCTGGTCATGGCCGTGCCCCTGCGCGCCCTGGCCAAGATCCAGATGACCCCGGGCCTGGACAGCCAGCACCTGGCGGCGTTGAAGGGCACCAACTATGGCTGGCGCGACCAGCTGATGCTCAAGTTCAAGAAGCCGGTGTGGGAAAGCCGCGCGCGCATGTCGGGCGAAATCTTCAGTAACGCAGGCTTGGGCATGCTGTGGATCGAACCCGCGCTCAAGGGTGGCGCCAACGTGGTGATCAACCTGTCGGGCGACAACGCCCGTCTGCTGCAGGCGTTCGGCGACAAGCAGATGGTCGATCAGGTACTGATCCGCCTGCATGCGTTCTACCCACAGGCCCGTGGCTCGTTCACCGGCTACGAGGTCAAGCGCTACAGCACCGACGCCGGTACCGGCGGCGCCTACCTGGCCTATGGCCCGGGCCAGATCAGCAAGTACTGGCGCCTGTGGGAGCGCCCGGTGCAGCGCATCACCTTTGCCGGTGAGCATACCGACGCCCTCTACCCAGGCACCCTGGAAGGCGCCCTGCGCAGTGGCCAGCGCGCGGCCAGCCAGGTGCAGGACCTGCTGGCCGGCAAGTCGTTCGACCCGGCCAAGGCGGCACCGGTGGCGGCGGCAGCAGCTGCAGGCGCCGTGGCGGCCAAGGAGAGCAAGGGCGGGTTCTTCTCCAACATGTTCGGTGGTTCTTCCGACAAGGGCGACAAGGCTGACAAGGCTGACAAGGCCCCGGTCAAGGCCGAGCCGAAGCCGGTCGATGAGGCCAAGCAGGATAAGCCGGGCTTCTTCAAGCGCCTGTTTGGTTGGGCGGACAAGCCTGAGGTGAAGGCCGAGCCTATTGCCAAGGCCGAGGAAGTGGCGCCAGCACCTGCGCCAGCGCCGCAAGCCGCACCGGCCCCGGTTGCGCCAGCGCCTGTGGCCAAGGAGGCGGCGGCCAAGCCTGCTGCTACCAAGGCTGCATCTGGCAAGCATGCACCGGCGCACAAACCGGCCCACAAGCCTGCCGAGGCCAAGAAAGCGACTGCCAAGTCCGAACCGGCCAAGAAAGCTGTAGCCAATACCCAAGCCAAGGCCGGTTGA
- a CDS encoding adenosylmethionine--8-amino-7-oxononanoate transaminase, producing MGLNDQWMQRDLKVLWHPCTQMKDHEQLPLIPIRRGEGVWLEDFEGKRYLDAVSSWWVNVFGHANPRINQRIKDQVDQLEHVILAGFSHQPVIELSERLVAMTPAGLDRVFYADNGSSCIEVALKMSFHYWQNVGKPGKKRFVTLTNSYHGETIAAMSVGDVPLFTETYKALLLDTLKVPSPDCYLRPEGTSWEEHSRTMFQAMEQTLAEHHASISAVIVEPLIQGAGGMRMYHPVYLKLLREACDRYDVHLIHDEIAVGFGRTGTMFACEQAGIRPDFLCLSKALTGGYLPLAACLTTDKVYQAFYDDYPTLRAFLHSHSYTGNPLACAAALATLDIFEQDNVIEANKALATRMASATAHLADHAHVAEIRQTGMALAIEMVQDKAGKVAYPWQERRGLKVFEHALTRGALLRPLGSVVYFLPPYVITPEQIDFLAEVASEGIDIATRDSVCVAVPANFHPDFRDPG from the coding sequence ATGGGCCTCAATGATCAGTGGATGCAACGCGACCTAAAGGTCCTGTGGCACCCCTGCACCCAGATGAAAGACCACGAGCAGCTGCCGCTGATCCCGATCAGGCGCGGCGAAGGCGTGTGGCTGGAAGACTTCGAAGGCAAGCGCTACCTGGATGCGGTGAGCAGCTGGTGGGTCAACGTGTTTGGCCACGCCAACCCGCGTATCAACCAGCGCATCAAGGACCAGGTCGACCAGCTGGAGCACGTGATCCTGGCCGGTTTCAGCCACCAGCCGGTGATCGAGCTGTCCGAGCGCCTTGTAGCCATGACCCCCGCCGGCCTCGACCGGGTGTTCTATGCCGACAACGGTTCGTCGTGCATCGAAGTGGCGCTGAAGATGAGCTTCCACTACTGGCAGAACGTCGGCAAACCGGGCAAGAAGCGCTTCGTCACCCTGACCAACAGCTACCACGGCGAAACCATCGCCGCCATGTCGGTCGGTGATGTGCCGCTGTTTACCGAAACCTACAAGGCGCTGCTGCTCGATACCCTCAAGGTGCCCAGCCCCGACTGCTACCTGCGCCCCGAGGGCACGAGCTGGGAAGAGCACTCGCGCACCATGTTCCAGGCCATGGAACAGACCCTGGCCGAGCACCACGCCTCGATCAGCGCGGTGATCGTCGAACCGCTGATCCAGGGTGCCGGCGGCATGCGCATGTACCACCCGGTGTACCTCAAGCTGCTGCGCGAGGCCTGCGACCGCTACGACGTGCACCTGATCCACGACGAGATCGCCGTGGGCTTCGGCCGCACCGGCACCATGTTCGCCTGTGAACAGGCCGGCATTCGCCCGGACTTCCTGTGCCTGTCCAAGGCCCTGACCGGCGGTTACCTGCCGCTGGCCGCCTGCCTGACCACCGACAAGGTGTACCAGGCGTTCTACGACGACTACCCGACCCTGCGCGCGTTCCTCCACTCGCACAGCTACACCGGCAACCCGCTGGCCTGCGCCGCGGCGCTGGCGACCCTGGACATCTTCGAGCAGGACAACGTGATCGAGGCCAACAAGGCCCTGGCCACCCGCATGGCCAGCGCCACCGCGCACCTGGCCGACCACGCACATGTGGCCGAGATTCGCCAGACCGGCATGGCCCTGGCCATCGAGATGGTCCAGGACAAGGCCGGCAAGGTTGCCTACCCGTGGCAGGAACGTCGTGGCCTGAAAGTGTTCGAGCACGCCCTGACGCGTGGCGCCCTGCTGCGCCCGCTGGGCAGCGTGGTGTACTTCCTGCCGCCCTATGTGATTACACCGGAGCAGATCGACTTCCTGGCAGAAGTGGCCAGCGAAGGCATCGACATTGCCACCCGCGATAGCGTCTGCGTGGCCGTACCGGCCAACTTCCACCCCGACTTCCGCGACCCGGGCTAA
- a CDS encoding 16S rRNA (uracil(1498)-N(3))-methyltransferase: MRLSRFFIDAPLSLGEHDLPEAQAHYIGRVLRMAPGDAVQLFDGSGQEYRGQLLEVGKKTVRVSLDQALAGQADSPLHVHLGQGLSRGERMDWAIQKATELGANEITPIVSERCEVRLKDERADKRLAHWRQVAISACEQCGRSTLPVIHPPVTLAEWLNSAKAELKLVLHPVAEPLTSHAKPATLAFLIGPEGGLSEAEVDQAKAAGFHAARLGPRVLRTETAPVVALSVAQQLWGDF, from the coding sequence ATGAGACTGTCCCGCTTTTTCATCGACGCCCCCCTGAGCCTTGGCGAGCATGACCTGCCCGAAGCCCAGGCCCACTATATCGGCCGCGTTCTGCGCATGGCCCCCGGCGACGCCGTGCAGCTGTTCGACGGCAGTGGCCAGGAATACCGCGGCCAGTTGCTCGAAGTGGGCAAGAAAACCGTGCGCGTCAGCCTCGACCAGGCCCTCGCCGGCCAAGCCGATTCACCACTGCACGTGCACCTCGGCCAAGGCCTGTCCCGTGGCGAGCGCATGGACTGGGCGATCCAGAAAGCCACCGAGCTGGGCGCCAACGAAATCACCCCGATCGTCAGCGAACGCTGCGAAGTCCGGCTGAAGGACGAGCGCGCCGACAAGCGCCTGGCCCACTGGCGTCAGGTGGCGATCAGCGCCTGCGAACAATGCGGCCGCTCGACCTTGCCGGTCATCCACCCACCAGTGACCCTGGCCGAGTGGCTGAACAGTGCCAAGGCCGAGCTGAAACTGGTCCTGCACCCGGTGGCCGAACCACTCACCAGCCATGCCAAGCCGGCCACCCTGGCCTTCCTGATCGGCCCCGAAGGCGGCCTGAGCGAAGCGGAGGTCGACCAGGCCAAAGCTGCCGGTTTCCACGCCGCACGCCTCGGCCCACGCGTGCTGCGCACCGAAACCGCACCGGTGGTGGCACTGTCGGTGGCACAGCAACTGTGGGGCGACTTTTAA
- the trhA gene encoding PAQR family membrane homeostasis protein TrhA: MYYGERFNAWTHLVGAVLACIGAIWLIVVAGLQGDPWKIVSFSIYGSTLLLLYSISTLYHSTRGRAKVIMRKLDHLSIYLLIAGSYTPFCLVSLRGPWGWSLFGVVWGLAVIGMLQEIKPRSEARILSIIIYAVMGWIVLVAVKPLLHSLGSAGFAWLAAGGVFYTVGIIFFAFDSRFRHWHGIWHLFVIAGSLMHFVAVSFYVR, from the coding sequence ATGTACTACGGTGAACGCTTCAACGCCTGGACCCACCTGGTCGGTGCTGTCCTGGCCTGTATCGGTGCCATCTGGCTGATCGTGGTCGCGGGCCTGCAGGGCGACCCGTGGAAGATCGTCAGTTTCTCCATCTACGGCAGCACCTTGCTGTTGCTGTACAGCATTTCTACCCTGTACCACAGCACTCGCGGGCGGGCGAAGGTGATCATGCGCAAGCTCGATCACCTGTCGATCTACCTGCTGATCGCCGGCAGCTACACGCCGTTCTGCCTGGTCAGCCTGCGCGGGCCCTGGGGCTGGAGCCTGTTCGGGGTGGTCTGGGGGCTGGCGGTGATCGGCATGCTGCAGGAGATCAAGCCGCGATCCGAGGCGCGCATCCTGTCGATCATCATCTATGCGGTGATGGGCTGGATCGTGCTGGTGGCGGTCAAGCCATTGCTGCACTCGCTCGGCAGCGCAGGCTTTGCCTGGCTGGCCGCCGGCGGGGTGTTCTACACCGTCGGCATCATCTTCTTCGCCTTCGACAGCCGATTCCGCCACTGGCATGGCATCTGGCACCTGTTCGTGATCGCCGGCAGCCTCATGCACTTCGTGGCGGTGTCGTTCTACGTGCGTTAG
- a CDS encoding chemotaxis protein CheW yields MLELIAGQRSSLTGLLLPLGDRTLVLPNVAVAELSGQRNLVCQRGEPAWHLGWIDWRQQRLPLIGFEAACGGETPCGERARVVVLNALGDTGLRYLALLLQDIPRSCKLDSQLNYVDVALGRLELAAVQVGEQVARVPDLVGLERLVRDAELQPELG; encoded by the coding sequence ATGCTTGAACTGATCGCCGGCCAGCGCAGCAGCCTGACCGGGCTTTTGCTGCCGTTGGGCGACCGTACCCTGGTGTTGCCCAACGTGGCGGTGGCCGAACTGAGTGGCCAGCGCAACCTGGTGTGCCAACGCGGCGAGCCGGCCTGGCACCTGGGCTGGATCGACTGGCGCCAGCAGCGCCTGCCGCTGATCGGCTTCGAAGCCGCGTGCGGTGGTGAGACACCCTGCGGCGAGCGGGCCCGCGTGGTGGTGCTCAATGCTCTGGGTGATACCGGCCTTCGTTACCTGGCGTTGTTGCTGCAGGACATACCGCGCTCGTGCAAGCTCGACAGCCAGCTGAACTACGTGGACGTGGCGCTGGGCCGCCTGGAGCTGGCGGCGGTGCAGGTGGGTGAGCAGGTGGCACGGGTGCCGGACCTGGTCGGGCTGGAACGGCTGGTGCGTGACGCGGAACTGCAACCTGAGCTTGGGTAG